The proteins below come from a single Candidatus Eisenbacteria bacterium genomic window:
- the gnd gene encoding decarboxylating 6-phosphogluconate dehydrogenase, with product MELGFIGLGRMGKNMVFRLLDGGHRIVAWNHSADAIQEVAGKGAIAASSPADLVSKLRDVPRAVWAMVPSGDATEQVIREVAPLLKPGDAIIDGGNSYYKDSVRRASWLGERKIDFIDAGTSGGIWGLTIGYCLMVGGPEAVCRRLEPLFRTLAPKDGYARVGASGAGHFTKMVHNGIEYGLMQAYAEGFELLKSSPYKLDLRSIADLWNHGSVVRSWLLELAESAFEDDPNLEHVGGYVEDSGEGRWTVMESIERAVPAPVLMLALQSRFRSRQSDSFQAKVLAALRHKFGGHAVKTT from the coding sequence ATGGAACTCGGGTTCATTGGGCTCGGGCGGATGGGCAAGAACATGGTCTTCCGCCTGCTCGATGGGGGTCATCGGATCGTGGCGTGGAACCATTCCGCCGACGCGATTCAGGAGGTGGCCGGCAAGGGGGCCATCGCCGCATCGAGTCCCGCCGACCTGGTCTCGAAGCTTAGAGACGTCCCGCGCGCGGTCTGGGCCATGGTGCCTTCGGGAGACGCGACGGAGCAGGTCATCCGGGAGGTCGCCCCCCTGCTCAAGCCCGGGGACGCGATCATCGACGGCGGGAATTCCTATTACAAGGATTCCGTGCGCCGGGCGTCCTGGCTCGGCGAGAGGAAGATCGATTTCATCGACGCCGGCACCTCCGGCGGCATTTGGGGACTGACCATCGGCTACTGTCTCATGGTGGGAGGCCCGGAGGCCGTCTGCAGGCGGCTCGAGCCGCTGTTCCGGACGCTGGCTCCGAAGGACGGCTACGCGCGGGTCGGCGCAAGCGGCGCCGGGCACTTCACCAAGATGGTCCACAACGGCATCGAGTACGGCTTGATGCAAGCCTACGCCGAGGGCTTCGAGCTCCTGAAGTCCTCGCCCTATAAGCTCGACCTCCGGTCGATCGCCGATCTCTGGAATCACGGCAGCGTCGTCCGGTCCTGGCTCCTCGAGCTTGCGGAGAGCGCGTTCGAAGACGATCCGAATCTCGAGCACGTCGGCGGCTACGTCGAGGATTCGGGCGAGGGCCGGTGGACCGTGATGGAGTCGATCGAGCGCGCCGTGCCGGCTCCGGTCCTGATGCTCGCCCTCCAGTCACGGTTCCGGTCGCGCCAGAGTGATTCGTTTCAGGCGAAGGTGCTCGCCGCCCTGCGGCACAAGTTCGGCGGGCACGCGGTGAAGACCACGTGA
- the tal gene encoding transaldolase, with protein sequence MKNPCVALHELGQSVWLDTINDGLIQSGELESMIRAGVVYGVTSNPTIFKAAIGGDKYSYPQEIVRLAGAGKSAEEIFDELSARDIVRTADLLAETYRNGTGRDGYVSLEVPPSLAYDTEATIAEAKRLWKKVDRPNLFVKVPATPAGIPAIEALIADGVSINVTLMFSAPQYVTVAEAYKRGIDRRIGAGLSLQGLNSVSSLFVSRLDASVDRELEEKAKSAPPAQRERLLALRGKAAVANALHVWEEYRAQFFGPNFEDRRRAGAKPQWLLWASTGTKNPSYSDVKYVEELAGPDTINTMPRETLDAFLDHGKVTGNRLDPEIEPARRTRQALAEAGISLQAHCERLLVDGVKSFAASFDDMMEVIRERSVALLQRR encoded by the coding sequence ATGAAAAACCCTTGCGTCGCGCTCCACGAGCTCGGCCAGAGCGTCTGGCTGGATACGATCAACGACGGGCTCATCCAATCGGGCGAGCTTGAGTCGATGATCCGCGCCGGCGTGGTGTACGGCGTCACGTCGAATCCGACGATTTTCAAGGCGGCGATCGGGGGGGACAAGTATTCCTATCCCCAAGAGATCGTCCGCCTGGCGGGCGCGGGAAAATCGGCGGAGGAAATCTTTGACGAGCTTTCCGCCCGCGACATCGTCCGGACGGCGGACCTGCTCGCCGAGACCTACCGCAACGGGACGGGCCGGGACGGCTACGTGAGCCTGGAAGTGCCGCCGTCCCTGGCCTACGACACGGAGGCCACGATCGCGGAGGCCAAGCGGTTGTGGAAGAAGGTCGATCGCCCGAATCTCTTCGTCAAGGTGCCGGCCACGCCCGCGGGAATCCCCGCGATCGAAGCGCTGATCGCGGACGGGGTGAGCATCAACGTGACGCTCATGTTCTCGGCCCCGCAGTATGTGACGGTGGCCGAAGCGTACAAGCGCGGCATCGACCGGCGGATCGGAGCGGGCCTCTCGCTTCAGGGGCTGAACTCGGTCAGCAGCCTGTTCGTGAGTCGGCTGGACGCGTCGGTCGACCGGGAGCTGGAGGAAAAGGCCAAGTCCGCTCCCCCGGCCCAAAGGGAGCGCCTCCTCGCTCTCCGTGGGAAGGCCGCCGTGGCGAACGCGCTCCACGTCTGGGAGGAATACCGCGCGCAGTTCTTCGGCCCGAACTTCGAGGACCGCCGCAGGGCCGGCGCCAAGCCGCAGTGGCTGCTCTGGGCGAGCACCGGCACGAAGAACCCCAGCTACTCCGACGTGAAGTATGTGGAAGAGCTGGCCGGCCCCGACACGATCAACACCATGCCGCGCGAAACCCTCGACGCCTTCCTGGATCACGGAAAGGTGACCGGCAACCGACTGGATCCGGAAATCGAACCGGCGCGGCGCACGCGGCAGGCGCTCGCCGAGGCGGGCATCTCGCTTCAAGCGCACTGCGAGCGTCTGCTCGTGGACGGCGTCAAATCTTTCGCCGCCTCCTTCGACGACATGATGGAGGTGATCCGCGAGCGCTCCGTCGCGCTGCTCCAGCGCCGCTGA
- the rpiB gene encoding ribose 5-phosphate isomerase B — MIIAIGADHAGFEMKERVKKHLESRGHAIQDMGTHSPESTDYPPYAFRVAEAVRDGKVERGVLLCDSGNGIAIAANKVDGIRATICLNPKMAELARRHNDANVLVLASAFTAAGDLVPILDTWFQSPFDGGRHARRVGQITEYERTHQHQ; from the coding sequence ATGATCATCGCGATCGGAGCCGATCACGCCGGCTTCGAGATGAAAGAGCGCGTCAAGAAGCACCTCGAAAGCCGCGGCCATGCTATACAGGATATGGGGACCCATTCCCCCGAATCGACCGACTATCCGCCCTACGCGTTCCGGGTCGCCGAGGCCGTGCGGGATGGAAAGGTGGAGCGCGGAGTGCTCCTCTGCGACTCCGGCAACGGCATCGCGATCGCGGCGAACAAGGTCGACGGAATCCGCGCCACGATCTGTCTGAATCCCAAAATGGCCGAGCTCGCGCGGCGCCACAACGACGCGAACGTTCTCGTCCTCGCGTCCGCCTTCACCGCGGCCGGCGACCTGGTCCCGATTCTCGACACCTGGTTCCAGTCTCCCTTCGACGGTGGACGTCACGCCCGGCGCGTGGGCCAGATCACCGAATATGAGCGCACGCACCAGCATCAATGA
- a CDS encoding hemerythrin domain-containing protein gives MTIGQPSPRSTDALRAEHQKILASLYASAERLERLHEQTTPQQMAMAREVLDFVRQQVAPHSRAEEYTLYPAADWAAGEGSHVTEMSRFEHQLVTRRCEALDKAIQAGAPAGKLMHLCYAILGLIAAHFVATEEVLFPYLDKAFDPARFEKEVVTPLRVERGQKR, from the coding sequence ATGACCATCGGTCAACCCAGTCCGCGCAGCACGGACGCACTGCGCGCCGAGCACCAGAAGATCCTAGCGAGCCTCTACGCAAGCGCCGAGAGACTGGAGAGGCTCCACGAGCAGACGACCCCGCAGCAGATGGCGATGGCGCGCGAAGTGCTCGATTTCGTGCGCCAGCAGGTCGCGCCGCACTCCCGCGCCGAAGAATACACGCTCTATCCAGCCGCCGATTGGGCCGCGGGAGAAGGCTCGCACGTGACCGAAATGTCTCGCTTCGAGCACCAGCTCGTGACCCGCCGCTGCGAGGCGCTCGACAAGGCGATCCAGGCGGGAGCGCCCGCGGGAAAGCTCATGCACCTCTGCTACGCGATTCTCGGGCTCATCGCCGCCCACTTCGTCGCGACCGAGGAAGTCCTCTTTCCCTACCTCGACAAGGCGTTCGACCCAGCCCGCTTCGAGAAGGAGGTCGTGACTCCGCTCCGGGTCGAGCGCGGCCAGAAACGCTAG
- a CDS encoding Zn-dependent oligopeptidase — MRFATLRFLPFLSAVVFTGSLLGAAIEPPVAAFAAGSATPVAPPFWAGRPDSGGFRTSEEGELRVAAAAVDRMLAAKGPRTIENTLVPYNEALLHGDNAAYAANLIESVHPDSTVRAVAEEETRIASKFLNDLGLNRAVYDALSAIELKGTDENTHYCVAKTLRDFRLSGVDKDEATRKKIMALREELVAIGQDFDKNIRNDSRTITLSSAAELDGLPEDYIKSHPPGPDGKITIGIEYPDFFPVMSYAKNGEVRRRLLHEFLNRAYPGNMAVLDKMIAKRYELARLLGFKTWAEYATRDKMIESDKNVASFIERLRGLTLKRAQEEYEIYLKRKRDDEPAATIVNQWDRRYYGELIRKRDYNFDAQQARPYFPFEEVKQGVLSSTSKLFGVTYKRIANADVWDPSVEAYEVWENGTMIGRFYLDLHPRPGKYNHAANFGIRTGVDGVQIPEAALVCNFPGGKEGDPGLMEHGDVVTFFHEFGHLLHAIFGGHQRWEAISGIATEWDFVEAPSQMLEEWCWNPGVLQTFAKHYQTGEPIPNEMVERMRRADWFGRATSIAYQNLYSAISLHYYDRPPREIDTDRIRGDLEPKYTPYPPMPDTHFQAAFGHLDGYSAVYYTYMWSLVISKDMFSKFDKSNLLDPMVARRYRDTVLAAGGSAPAAKLVHSFLGRDYDFHSFDEWLAGKN; from the coding sequence GTGCGCTTCGCCACGCTTCGATTCCTGCCGTTTCTGTCCGCGGTCGTCTTCACCGGATCTTTGCTCGGGGCCGCGATCGAGCCACCCGTTGCCGCGTTTGCGGCAGGGTCGGCCACCCCGGTCGCGCCTCCCTTCTGGGCCGGGCGCCCCGACTCGGGCGGATTTCGCACCTCGGAGGAGGGCGAGTTGAGAGTCGCGGCGGCTGCGGTCGACCGCATGCTTGCGGCCAAGGGCCCGCGCACGATCGAGAACACGCTCGTGCCTTACAACGAAGCGCTGCTGCACGGGGACAATGCCGCGTACGCCGCGAATCTGATCGAGTCGGTCCACCCCGACTCCACCGTGCGGGCGGTGGCCGAGGAGGAGACCCGCATCGCGAGCAAGTTCCTGAACGACCTGGGCCTCAACCGCGCGGTCTACGATGCCCTCTCCGCGATCGAGCTCAAGGGCACCGACGAGAACACCCACTACTGTGTCGCCAAGACCCTCCGCGATTTCCGGCTCTCCGGCGTCGACAAGGACGAGGCGACGCGGAAGAAAATCATGGCGCTCCGCGAGGAGCTGGTCGCGATCGGGCAGGATTTCGACAAGAACATCCGGAACGACTCGCGCACGATCACGCTGTCGAGCGCCGCCGAGCTGGACGGCCTCCCCGAGGATTACATCAAGTCGCACCCCCCTGGCCCGGACGGCAAGATCACGATCGGCATCGAGTACCCGGATTTCTTCCCGGTGATGAGCTATGCCAAGAACGGGGAGGTGCGTCGGCGTCTCCTCCACGAATTCTTGAACCGGGCGTACCCCGGCAACATGGCGGTCCTCGACAAGATGATCGCGAAGCGCTACGAGCTGGCCCGGCTTCTCGGATTCAAGACCTGGGCGGAGTACGCCACGCGGGACAAGATGATCGAGAGTGACAAGAACGTGGCCTCGTTCATCGAGCGGCTGCGCGGGCTGACCCTGAAGCGCGCGCAAGAGGAATACGAAATCTATCTCAAGCGAAAGAGGGACGACGAGCCCGCGGCGACGATCGTGAACCAGTGGGACCGCCGCTACTACGGTGAGCTGATCCGGAAGCGCGATTACAACTTCGACGCGCAGCAGGCGAGGCCCTACTTCCCCTTCGAGGAGGTGAAGCAGGGCGTCCTGAGCTCCACGTCGAAGCTATTCGGCGTCACCTACAAGCGGATCGCGAACGCGGATGTCTGGGACCCGAGCGTCGAAGCCTATGAAGTGTGGGAAAACGGCACCATGATCGGACGCTTCTATCTGGACCTCCATCCGCGGCCCGGGAAATACAACCATGCCGCGAATTTCGGCATCCGGACCGGCGTCGACGGAGTCCAGATCCCGGAAGCGGCGCTCGTGTGCAACTTCCCCGGAGGGAAAGAGGGGGACCCGGGCCTCATGGAGCACGGCGACGTGGTGACCTTCTTCCACGAGTTCGGTCACCTGCTCCACGCGATCTTCGGCGGACATCAGCGCTGGGAGGCGATCTCGGGGATCGCCACCGAGTGGGACTTCGTCGAGGCGCCGTCGCAGATGCTCGAGGAGTGGTGCTGGAATCCCGGTGTGCTCCAGACCTTCGCCAAGCACTACCAGACCGGCGAGCCCATCCCGAACGAGATGGTGGAACGGATGCGGCGCGCGGACTGGTTCGGGCGCGCCACCTCGATCGCCTACCAGAACCTCTACTCGGCGATTTCGCTCCACTACTACGACCGGCCGCCTCGTGAGATCGACACGGACCGGATCCGCGGGGACCTCGAGCCCAAGTACACGCCCTACCCGCCGATGCCCGACACGCACTTCCAGGCGGCGTTCGGTCATCTCGACGGGTACTCGGCCGTCTACTACACCTATATGTGGTCGCTCGTGATCTCCAAGGACATGTTCAGCAAGTTCGACAAGTCAAACCTGCTCGACCCCATGGTCGCGCGTCGCTACCGCGATACGGTGCTGGCGGCCGGCGGATCGGCGCCGGCGGCGAAGCTGGTGCATTCGTTCCTGGGGCGCGACTACGATTTTCACTCCTTCGACGAGTGGCTGGCGGGAAAGAACTAG
- a CDS encoding MFS transporter encodes MTRDRSLLYAAAFARSTGVGMSGVLVGLYAAELGLSAPGVGAVISAGLLGVALGTLAVTLYAERLGRTRCLAALAVLAAIGTAGFALAPSAWMLAPAAALGMVNGMGRDRGAAFSLEQALLPDLADERGRTGAFAWYNVVLDLGHATGALAALLPSLVRHAGLTTLASYRVGFLAVAGLSLAGAAAYLGLSAHARSRRVMKPPPIDPESKRRIARLAGLFAMDSLGGGFLTTALLSYWFFRRFGLGTEALAPLFLLARVANGLSHLAAAWLARRIGLLRTMVFTHLPSSLLLLTVPTAPSFAVAAFLFILRECLVEMDVPTRQSYVVAVVGPGERAAAAGATNLVRTAGWAVAPAFAGAAMQGLALWSPLAAGAALKIAYDLVLYRSFRRIKPPEERSEALATA; translated from the coding sequence ATGACGCGGGACCGGAGCCTCCTTTACGCGGCCGCTTTTGCGCGCTCGACCGGCGTGGGAATGTCCGGCGTTCTGGTCGGCCTCTACGCCGCAGAGCTGGGGCTTTCGGCTCCCGGCGTGGGAGCGGTGATCTCGGCGGGGCTCCTCGGGGTCGCGCTCGGAACCCTGGCGGTCACCCTCTACGCCGAACGCCTCGGGCGGACACGCTGCCTGGCGGCGCTCGCGGTTCTGGCCGCCATCGGGACCGCCGGGTTCGCCCTCGCTCCCTCGGCCTGGATGCTCGCGCCCGCCGCGGCGCTCGGCATGGTCAACGGCATGGGACGAGACCGCGGAGCCGCCTTCTCTCTCGAGCAGGCGCTTCTCCCCGATCTGGCCGACGAACGCGGGAGAACAGGCGCCTTCGCCTGGTACAACGTCGTTCTGGATCTGGGGCACGCGACGGGAGCCCTCGCGGCGCTCCTGCCGAGCTTGGTTCGGCACGCCGGCCTCACGACGCTTGCGTCCTACCGCGTGGGATTCCTCGCCGTCGCGGGGCTCAGCCTGGCCGGTGCCGCGGCCTACCTAGGCTTGAGCGCCCATGCGCGGTCGCGGCGGGTCATGAAGCCCCCGCCGATCGATCCGGAATCGAAGCGCCGCATCGCCCGGCTCGCGGGGCTATTCGCCATGGACAGCCTCGGCGGCGGCTTTCTCACGACCGCGCTCCTCTCCTACTGGTTCTTCCGCCGATTCGGCCTGGGGACGGAGGCGCTGGCCCCGCTGTTTCTCCTCGCGCGGGTGGCCAACGGGCTCTCGCATCTCGCGGCCGCGTGGCTCGCGCGGCGCATCGGCCTCCTGCGCACCATGGTCTTCACGCACCTGCCCTCGAGCCTTCTCCTGCTCACGGTTCCGACCGCGCCGAGCTTCGCGGTCGCCGCGTTCCTCTTCATCCTGCGCGAGTGCCTCGTCGAGATGGACGTGCCCACGAGGCAGTCCTACGTGGTCGCGGTCGTCGGCCCCGGAGAGCGCGCGGCCGCGGCGGGGGCGACGAATCTCGTGCGCACCGCGGGCTGGGCCGTGGCGCCCGCGTTCGCCGGGGCCGCGATGCAGGGGCTCGCGCTCTGGTCGCCGCTCGCGGCGGGGGCCGCGCTCAAGATCGCCTACGACCTGGTTCTCTATCGAAGCTTCAGGAGGATCAAGCCGCCCGAGGAGCGCTCCGAAGCGCTCGCGACGGCCTGA
- a CDS encoding HlyC/CorC family transporter, with translation MPRFVAEMLHAGQVLLIPILVLCNAFFVAAEFSLVTVRRTRLEELASKRAPGVALAMLALDRLDHMLAATQLGITMASLALGWIGEPGLAHFIEPWFRFLPAGWGPYASHTVATIVAFGGITFIHIVAGELAPRTVAIRIPDAVVRTLAGPLLAFERAGRPFIRLTNWAGMSLVRVMGFAPASHAQHVHSVEELQLLVEDVSEAGRMSAEHAELLKNAFRLPAKKVGEAMVPLKDAAMLDVRSTPEQILNAVQESVHTRFPVYDGERTRIVGIVNAKDLFYIYSTSGLIQLADAMYPATWAPTDRSIAEQLKEFRKIRRQMAIVVDLAGQPIGLITLEDIIEELVGDIEDEHDVRGVREAVEAAAAMRSLPQEGRAARWAWGQRRER, from the coding sequence ATGCCGCGCTTCGTAGCCGAGATGCTCCACGCGGGTCAGGTTCTCCTGATCCCCATCCTCGTACTCTGCAACGCGTTTTTCGTCGCGGCGGAATTTTCGCTCGTCACCGTGCGCCGGACCCGCCTCGAGGAGCTGGCGTCGAAGCGCGCTCCGGGCGTGGCGCTCGCCATGCTCGCGCTCGACCGCCTTGACCACATGCTCGCGGCGACCCAGCTCGGAATCACGATGGCGAGCCTCGCCCTGGGGTGGATCGGGGAGCCGGGCCTCGCGCACTTCATCGAGCCCTGGTTCCGGTTCCTTCCGGCAGGGTGGGGACCTTATGCCTCGCATACCGTCGCGACGATCGTCGCCTTCGGCGGCATCACCTTCATCCATATCGTCGCGGGCGAGCTCGCCCCTCGAACGGTCGCGATCCGCATCCCCGACGCTGTGGTCCGGACCCTCGCCGGTCCTCTGCTCGCCTTCGAGCGTGCGGGCCGGCCTTTCATCCGACTCACGAACTGGGCCGGAATGAGCCTGGTCCGGGTCATGGGGTTCGCGCCCGCATCGCACGCCCAGCACGTGCACTCCGTCGAGGAGCTGCAGCTCCTGGTGGAGGACGTCTCCGAGGCGGGACGAATGAGCGCCGAGCACGCCGAGCTCTTGAAGAACGCCTTCAGGCTCCCCGCGAAGAAGGTGGGGGAGGCCATGGTGCCCTTGAAGGACGCCGCCATGCTCGACGTGCGTTCGACACCCGAGCAGATCCTGAACGCGGTGCAGGAGAGCGTGCACACTCGGTTCCCGGTCTACGACGGCGAACGCACCCGGATCGTCGGCATCGTGAACGCCAAGGACCTTTTCTACATCTATTCCACGAGCGGCCTGATCCAGCTCGCCGACGCGATGTACCCGGCCACGTGGGCTCCCACCGACCGCTCCATCGCGGAGCAGCTCAAGGAATTTCGAAAGATCCGGCGCCAAATGGCTATCGTGGTGGACCTTGCCGGACAACCGATCGGGCTCATCACGCTCGAGGACATCATCGAGGAGCTGGTCGGCGACATCGAAGACGAGCACGACGTGCGTGGCGTCCGCGAGGCGGTGGAAGCCGCCGCGGCGATGCGATCCCTTCCGCAAGAAGGACGTGCCGCGAGGTGGGCGTGGGGGCAGCGCCGGGAGCGGTAG